TAGTGATTTTAGATGCTACTTCGATGGCAATAATTATGATTGGAGTGACGGTGTTTTTTGAAAGGCAAGAAGGTGTCTTGAAAACATTAATGGTCGCACCAATTACTAAGTTTGAATATGTGCTGGCTAAGATTAGTGCAAATATTTTGTTGAATATGAAAACGATTGTAATTCTGTATGTCTATGCGGTTTTTTTCAAAGATATTAGTATAAACATATTTTTACTATTGTTTGCTGTATTGTTAGTTTCGCTATTTCACTCACTGGTAGGTTTACTACTAACATTTTATTCAAAGGACTTTACAAGCCTATTAATGAACATGATGAAATATGTTTTTGTGTTATTAATACCAGTACTACTTGAACAGCTACAAATCTTGACAGGTGATTTAATAACCACAGTATTGTATGCAGTGCCTACAAAAGCATCGATGATATTGATCAATGCCTCAGTGGAGGCGGTAGAACTGTGGGAGATACTGCTATCGGTTAGTTATTTAAGTATCGCAGCTGCTTTATTATTAAGATACTCAATTATTAAGTTTCATGAGTTTGCTGCTAGGGAGAGTGGTATATAGTGCTTTCGGACTTTATGGCTAATGAATTAAAAAAGTGGCTACGAGATTCTATGCTGAGGTTTATGCTGTTTTATCCAGTTTTGTTTGCCCTAATTGGCAGGTATCTAGTACCTTGGTTAGCAGATACGGCTGGTTTTGAGGTTGAGCTTTTTGCAGATGTTATACTTGTTGTTTTAGTTCTAATTATTCCGCAGGTTTATGGTGCGATTATGGGCTTTTCACTATTAGAGGATCGCGACGATAAGATTTTAACTTCAATTCGGGTGACACCATTAAGTATTCATGGGTTCTTATCTGTACGTATCATAATCATGGTAGCGTTGTCATTTATAGCTTGTATCTTTGTAATTTTATTTTCTAACATTATTAGCTTTACATGGCTCCAATTAATCGTGATAGCTTCGTTGGCGTCATTGCTAGCTCCATTTACTGGACTGTTAATCAATTCCCTATCCAGTAATAAAATTGAAGGATTTGCGGTTATGAAGGGTGTTGGAACGCTGTTAATACTCCCAGTTGTATCCTTGTTTTTCTTTGATGCCAAAGAGCTAATGTTTTCACCAGTACCAGGATATTGGCCTGCGAAAGTTATTAGTAGCATTGTCAGGGGCGACGGGATATTGTACTTAGCAATGTACCAGTATATTGCTGTTGGATTCGGATATATTATCATGCTTAATATAATAATGTATAGGGTGTTCATAAGAAGAATTATACGAAAAGGGTAGTGGTATAAAACAGGCTAAGGTTTTACATGGAATACATTAGCTACTATTATGGAAGT
This is a stretch of genomic DNA from Desulfuribacillus alkaliarsenatis. It encodes these proteins:
- a CDS encoding fluoroquinolone export ABC transporter permease subunit, which codes for MSNFAVLLTGELQRIKKYNILAASFVVLLIWLGMLHFSGVEDVSAIFPLLVILDATSMAIIMIGVTVFFERQEGVLKTLMVAPITKFEYVLAKISANILLNMKTIVILYVYAVFFKDISINIFLLLFAVLLVSLFHSLVGLLLTFYSKDFTSLLMNMMKYVFVLLIPVLLEQLQILTGDLITTVLYAVPTKASMILINASVEAVELWEILLSVSYLSIAAALLLRYSIIKFHEFAARESGI